GATGGGGCTCCGGCACCAGCGTGCCCAGGCGGGCGAACCCCATGTAGTTGTTCGGGAAGGCGTTGGTTTCGGGGAACCAGGTTTCCCCCTTGTTGCTTGAGGCCAATACCAGTACGCGTTCGCCGTCGCCCATGGCGTCGCGATAGGCCAAGGAAACCGTGCCCAGCCGTTCGCTGGGCACATGGATATTGTTGCCCAGGCCATAGTAAAAACCCGGCCCAAGGGACGAGTCAGCGCGGTTGTCCACGCCTACCAGTACGAACAGCACCGGTTGGTTGCAACTCACTATCAGGTCCAGGGATTGCGTGGGCAGCGCGCTGTACTCGTACTGGTTGAGGCTGCGCGCCGGCACTCTGCCATGGTCGACGACGCCGTTGGCAGACAACGTCGGGGTACAGGCATTGGGGGTGATCAGGCCGGTAACATTCAACTCGGTGCTGGACGCCGCTAACACCAGCGGGCTGGCACCGAGCAGGTAAAACAGGGCAAGAAGGCGTGAAGAAATCTGCTTCATGGGGAAGGTTCACCGGTTGCCGGGTTCATCAATTTGCGTAGGTGACAAGGGCAGGCGCGGAGGCCTGCCGTTGTTCGACTCGAAGGTTGTTACAGATAGCGCACGGTGAGGGTCACCGAGCCATCGATGGCGACTTCGTTGGTGAGGGTCAACCCGCTGGTTTTGGCGATAAAGGGCTGCACGCTGAGGTCTGCGTTCCACAGTTGGACCGGGATCGGCGTATCGACGCCGGCCACCGCAGGGGCGAGGATATTGTTGCGCATCAGGTTGCGCTCCGCGCCCCAGGTGACGCCGCCATCGTATGAGCCGACGGTGGCGACCGAGACGCCATCGGCAACCGGGTTCAGCAGCCTTAATTCCATGCCGCCGAGTTTTTCCGTGCCGTTGATCAGGCCCAGGCCGAATTCCATCGTGTCGTTGTTGGCGTCAGACCCTTCGCGGTTGTCCTTGGCCTCCATCGCCATGAGGGTGGCGGCATCACAGGTGACGG
The sequence above is a segment of the Pseudomonas sp. R76 genome. Coding sequences within it:
- a CDS encoding DUF1120 domain-containing protein; its protein translation is MKQISSRLLALFYLLGASPLVLAASSTELNVTGLITPNACTPTLSANGVVDHGRVPARSLNQYEYSALPTQSLDLIVSCNQPVLFVLVGVDNRADSSLGPGFYYGLGNNIHVPSERLGTVSLAYRDAMGDGERVLVLASSNKGETWFPETNAFPNNYMGFARLGTLVPEPHREVTASLQINTSINAAAYLTLKQEVPLDGSIVLDLRYL
- a CDS encoding DUF1120 domain-containing protein, coding for MNTAFKTLSAALLLLGSANVLAASSVDLTVTGLITPSACTPTLSGGGTVDYGKISAKDLKPDASTFLPTQVVQFTVTCDAATLMAMEAKDNREGSDANNDTMEFGLGLINGTEKLGGMELRLLNPVADGVSVATVGSYDGGVTWGAERNLMRNNILAPAVAGVDTPIPVQLWNADLSVQPFIAKTSGLTLTNEVAIDGSVTLTVRYL